One genomic window of Thalassoroseus pseudoceratinae includes the following:
- a CDS encoding PSD1 and planctomycete cytochrome C domain-containing protein: protein MLRSFMSFGVLLALSTNCFAAAEVDYTKHVKPILEKHCVMCHGPDEAESGLRVDAGQLMLDGGDRGPAIVPGKSTESLLYQVLVDESEGDVTAMPLDSDPLTKTEIEIIKKWIDAGADFPDDEKVAQNDHAVKHWSFQPVKRHGIPVVKQADWCRTPIDRFVLRRLEESNQKPSPAAERRTLIRRLSLDLRGLPPSWSEVEEFLADRSPNAYEKLVDRMLASPQYGERWGRHWLDVARYADSHGFTIDGARQIWLYRDWVIDAFNADKPFDEFTIAQLAGDLLPDATIEDKIATGFHRNTLVNQEGGTDAEQFRIEAVADRVDTTGAAWMGLTLGCARCHQHKYDPISQRNYYELFAIFNSQDEPTLKVPTAAQTATLEQLRNDLKSAEANLSQHDEQAKAGFGEWVDQMQRGVSSTPAWTVLEPTSYKTTNGSTLVPQDNKALFVDFSGPGKDTFVVTAPVSLSNPTAIRLEALTHASLPKKGPGRAGNGNFVLNEVKVFAVDPQGNRRPLRLSDAIADHSQSGYPVIDAIDGDTQKTGWAINVKRGNPNVPREAVFFFGEPVELADGESLEVQLHQNHGSRYVLGHFRLAVTDNNAEALRIPESVHKILAKTESERSDAERDQLWAAYRSTDDSRKVFVAEVDKLKRKLQTTEKSVPTTMVLSERKTPRETFIHIRGDFLRHGDRVKPDVPDVLPPIESDGTPNRLDFARWLVDPANPLTARVTVNRIWQRYFGWGLVETENDFGRQGEKPTHPELLDWLATELVRQEWSMKSLHRLIVTSAVYRQSSRMTDESWQRDPRNRQLARQSRMRLEAESIRDSALAVSGRLSTAMKGPSVHPPQPQGIYVLTQTKKPWNTETDGDRYRRGLYTYFWRSSPYPMLMTFDAADGITTCTRRVRSNTPLQSLTLANDIAFHELAQAFAMRILSAAPSYLEGRIRFAFRTALSREPSDVELSTITEFYNSEYARFESDPTAAGAAAPSGLPKEITPTEAAAWTAVARVLINLDEFITRE from the coding sequence ATGCTTCGCAGTTTCATGTCGTTCGGAGTTCTTCTTGCACTTAGCACGAACTGTTTCGCTGCCGCGGAAGTTGACTACACGAAACACGTCAAACCGATTCTTGAGAAACACTGCGTCATGTGTCACGGGCCGGACGAGGCCGAATCGGGCTTGCGAGTGGATGCCGGCCAGTTGATGTTGGACGGCGGTGACCGGGGACCAGCGATCGTGCCGGGCAAGAGCACGGAGAGTCTGCTGTATCAAGTTCTCGTTGATGAGAGCGAGGGTGACGTCACCGCGATGCCGCTGGATTCCGATCCGCTCACGAAGACAGAAATTGAGATCATCAAAAAATGGATCGACGCCGGTGCTGACTTTCCGGACGACGAGAAAGTTGCTCAGAACGATCATGCTGTCAAACACTGGTCGTTTCAACCGGTGAAGCGTCACGGCATTCCGGTAGTCAAGCAGGCCGATTGGTGTCGCACGCCGATTGATCGGTTCGTGCTGCGTCGGCTCGAAGAGTCGAATCAAAAACCGTCTCCGGCTGCGGAACGTCGCACGCTCATTCGGCGATTGAGTCTCGACTTGCGAGGATTGCCGCCGAGTTGGAGTGAAGTCGAGGAATTCCTCGCGGACCGCTCGCCGAATGCATATGAAAAACTTGTCGATCGCATGCTTGCGTCACCGCAGTACGGCGAACGTTGGGGGCGGCATTGGCTCGATGTGGCTCGGTATGCCGACTCACACGGTTTCACGATCGACGGTGCTCGGCAAATCTGGCTGTACCGGGATTGGGTCATCGATGCATTCAACGCCGACAAACCGTTCGACGAGTTCACCATCGCTCAACTCGCGGGCGATTTGCTGCCCGATGCGACCATCGAAGACAAAATTGCCACGGGGTTTCATCGGAACACGCTCGTCAATCAGGAAGGCGGCACAGACGCGGAACAGTTTCGGATCGAAGCGGTTGCCGATCGTGTCGACACGACCGGAGCGGCTTGGATGGGGCTCACCCTGGGATGTGCGCGATGTCATCAACACAAATACGATCCGATTTCGCAGCGGAACTACTACGAGCTATTCGCGATTTTCAACAGCCAAGACGAACCGACGTTGAAAGTTCCCACAGCGGCACAAACCGCGACGCTTGAGCAACTTCGGAATGACCTCAAATCGGCGGAAGCCAACCTCAGTCAGCACGACGAGCAAGCGAAAGCCGGTTTTGGGGAGTGGGTCGATCAAATGCAACGCGGGGTTTCATCAACTCCGGCGTGGACGGTTCTCGAACCAACGTCCTACAAAACCACCAACGGTTCCACTCTTGTCCCGCAGGATAATAAGGCGTTGTTCGTCGACTTCAGCGGTCCGGGGAAAGACACGTTTGTCGTCACCGCTCCCGTCTCACTCTCGAATCCAACGGCCATTCGTTTGGAAGCCCTCACACATGCGAGTCTGCCAAAGAAAGGCCCTGGGCGAGCTGGGAATGGGAACTTTGTATTGAACGAAGTGAAAGTCTTCGCCGTCGATCCCCAGGGAAACCGTCGGCCGTTGCGACTGTCGGATGCCATCGCGGATCATTCGCAATCCGGTTACCCAGTCATTGATGCCATTGATGGCGACACACAGAAGACCGGTTGGGCAATCAATGTGAAACGCGGGAATCCCAATGTGCCACGCGAAGCGGTTTTCTTTTTTGGCGAGCCCGTTGAGTTGGCCGATGGGGAGTCGTTGGAAGTTCAACTTCATCAGAACCACGGCTCACGGTATGTATTGGGACATTTTCGATTGGCAGTCACGGATAACAACGCGGAGGCTCTGCGAATTCCCGAGTCGGTTCACAAGATTCTTGCCAAAACCGAGTCCGAACGCAGCGACGCCGAACGCGATCAACTTTGGGCAGCGTATCGCAGTACCGATGACAGCCGCAAAGTGTTCGTTGCGGAAGTCGACAAGCTAAAACGCAAGTTGCAAACAACGGAGAAATCGGTTCCCACGACGATGGTGCTGAGTGAACGCAAAACTCCACGGGAAACCTTCATCCACATTCGCGGTGATTTCCTGCGGCATGGTGACCGCGTGAAACCGGATGTGCCCGACGTATTGCCGCCAATCGAAAGTGATGGAACACCAAACCGTTTGGACTTTGCACGTTGGTTGGTCGATCCGGCGAATCCATTGACGGCCCGTGTGACCGTCAATCGAATCTGGCAACGGTACTTCGGCTGGGGCTTGGTCGAAACCGAAAACGACTTCGGACGCCAAGGCGAGAAACCGACACACCCTGAACTGCTGGATTGGTTGGCGACCGAGTTGGTTCGGCAAGAGTGGTCCATGAAATCACTTCATCGGCTGATTGTCACGTCGGCGGTATATCGGCAATCGTCTCGGATGACCGATGAAAGCTGGCAACGTGATCCACGGAATCGCCAGTTGGCTCGGCAGAGTCGAATGCGGTTGGAAGCGGAGTCCATCCGCGATTCAGCTTTGGCAGTCAGTGGGCGGCTTTCAACGGCGATGAAGGGCCCCAGTGTACACCCGCCGCAGCCGCAGGGCATTTATGTGCTGACGCAAACCAAGAAACCTTGGAACACCGAAACCGATGGCGATCGCTACCGGCGTGGTCTCTACACGTACTTCTGGCGGTCGAGCCCGTATCCGATGTTGATGACATTCGACGCCGCCGACGGCATTACAACTTGCACTCGCCGCGTCCGTTCCAACACACCGTTGCAGTCGCTCACATTGGCGAACGATATCGCGTTCCACGAATTGGCACAGGCGTTCGCTATGCGGATTCTGTCGGCGGCACCTTCGTATCTCGAAGGCAGGATTCGTTTTGCGTTTCGGACCGCTCTGTCCCGCGAACCTTCCGACGTGGAACTCTCGACCATCACCGAATTCTACAACAGCGAGTACGCCCGGTTCGAGTCTGACCCAACCGCCGCCGGCGCTGCTGCACCATCGGGTTTGCCGAAAGAAATTACCCCGACCGAAGCCGCCGCCTGGACCGCCGTCGCCCGGGTGTTGATCAACCTCGATGAATTCATCACGCGGGAGTAA
- a CDS encoding leucine-rich repeat domain-containing protein, with product MNRNMPTRWALIVCFLGGLAGCSNNEPEQPAEPVVEKEVATDAIPADSLGDSGTESAPPSPQEEDKPPVPRLPELPPKLPSTQDLAAKELEKLGAEVTFNKNGDVDAVDFRSLPVTDEHLKLLDPFFLLADLNLSESKVSDTGLKYLEQFDYLRRLALYGTLVSDQGLPSLEKLPRLEHLCLDETTVSDNGLPHLSSLDRLAVLHLATTGTITEKGLKSLYPLKQLEVIKLDTESIDQAAIDALQESLPDLEIQAADAPES from the coding sequence ATGAATCGCAATATGCCTACTCGATGGGCACTCATCGTTTGCTTCTTAGGCGGTCTGGCGGGCTGTTCAAACAACGAGCCGGAACAGCCGGCAGAACCTGTTGTGGAGAAAGAGGTTGCGACGGATGCCATTCCTGCGGATTCGCTTGGTGATTCGGGTACGGAATCTGCACCCCCTTCCCCGCAAGAAGAAGACAAACCGCCCGTACCACGTTTGCCGGAACTGCCTCCCAAATTGCCTTCAACGCAAGATTTGGCGGCCAAGGAACTGGAAAAATTGGGGGCGGAAGTCACTTTCAACAAGAACGGTGACGTGGATGCTGTCGATTTTCGCTCGCTGCCTGTCACCGACGAACATTTGAAACTCTTGGATCCATTTTTCCTGCTTGCGGACCTAAACCTTTCGGAGTCCAAAGTTTCCGACACGGGACTCAAATACCTGGAACAATTTGATTACCTTCGACGTCTTGCATTGTACGGAACTTTGGTGTCGGACCAGGGTTTACCATCCTTGGAGAAGTTGCCACGTCTTGAACACCTGTGTTTGGATGAAACGACCGTCAGTGACAACGGGCTGCCGCACCTTTCATCGTTGGACCGGTTAGCCGTTCTTCACCTGGCGACAACCGGGACCATTACGGAAAAAGGCTTGAAGTCGCTGTATCCACTGAAACAATTAGAAGTCATCAAACTCGATACCGAATCCATCGATCAAGCCGCCATCGATGCCTTGCAAGAATCCTTGCCAGATTTGGAGATTCAAGCGGCCGATGCACCGGAAAGTTAG
- a CDS encoding metallophosphoesterase family protein yields MPVFYGRTAMVSTRNVKMKIGIMSDTHNHLDRTKVAVDRLVECSVEAIFHCGDLATPEILVACSVLPFYFVFGNHDADEVPDLTRAAQEFGATCLAWGGEVELAGRRIAMTHGHLRSDLQPLLDAEPDYLLTGHSHATHDRMVGATRRINPGALFRASEFTVAILDLRTDHLQFLTIPR; encoded by the coding sequence ATGCCCGTTTTTTACGGGCGAACGGCGATGGTCTCTACGCGGAATGTCAAGATGAAAATTGGAATCATGTCCGATACTCACAATCACCTAGACCGGACCAAAGTGGCGGTCGATCGGCTTGTGGAATGTTCGGTGGAAGCCATTTTTCACTGTGGTGACCTGGCGACGCCGGAAATTCTCGTTGCGTGTTCCGTATTGCCGTTCTATTTCGTCTTCGGAAATCACGATGCGGACGAAGTGCCCGACCTCACTCGTGCGGCTCAGGAATTCGGAGCGACATGCCTGGCTTGGGGAGGGGAAGTCGAGCTGGCCGGCAGACGGATTGCAATGACGCACGGGCATCTCCGCTCGGATCTCCAACCCCTGCTCGATGCCGAACCGGACTACCTTTTGACAGGTCACTCCCACGCGACTCACGATCGGATGGTCGGGGCGACGCGGCGAATCAATCCTGGGGCGTTATTTCGGGCCTCGGAATTTACGGTAGCCATCCTGGATTTACGGACCGACCACCTGCAATTCCTGACGATTCCCCGCTGA
- a CDS encoding type II and III secretion system protein family protein — protein sequence MRGLRDWNTVGSNGTMGWCNMRRLGKRLLLASLWGPAALGSAVWAQGPNSSAPYDPVMGPPGIYQQTDAGGPQMAPPQRHMTAPQPLIIGPAPDSRQFGTSPIQQAPGAPIQLTQSQAAPEKPLPPEIAAMPKPQEELEIINHRSQLIVTRKRVSKIAVADPSVIDVVQYSPTELSVIGTERGKTNLMFWFEGEQNPLIYEVTVIRDPDIEDQKRIDYGRLERKLQILFPDSKVYLIPLSYKILVKGQARNAEEAARILQIIRGEVINQEGFLNGPQPVGALGGGVGAGFGNDNYLGLNGNFGTDRLSSLIVNMLEVPGEQQVMLRVRIAELSRSQLRRMGIDLNYIFNNAAHAVTSTVAGTPANLSGIFSNGEVSVLLNWLESNGTAKVLSEPVLTVLSGHSASFLSGAEFAVPTIVGIGGAAGQTTSFRGFGTSVIVTPTVVDRDLIRMRIVPEFSQANQGLAVGGIPGLNSRRVQTTVELREGQTIALAGLILNETNTEVSRIPFLGEIPYIGAKLFAAKQASQDETELLVLVTPEIVRPMDADEVPPVPGYDVTWPSRWELCELGMTEGVPDTGVYQVPPLGTDSNHGINVPYRLYNPTPAAAQYSPVPTNSYGAQPQGAPSMNNGPAYPTQPTYPSQPGYPSNPNAPMGLSPNMPPAPGAAANNHPGGNIVPTGYETEAKKTGGLWGRLRGR from the coding sequence ATGAGGGGTTTACGCGACTGGAACACGGTCGGTTCAAACGGCACGATGGGATGGTGCAACATGCGACGACTCGGGAAACGACTCTTGCTCGCTTCGCTCTGGGGACCCGCCGCTCTTGGAAGTGCGGTTTGGGCTCAGGGACCCAACTCTTCGGCACCGTATGATCCGGTGATGGGCCCTCCTGGAATCTATCAGCAAACCGATGCTGGTGGACCGCAGATGGCTCCGCCACAACGACACATGACGGCACCACAACCGTTGATCATCGGTCCTGCACCGGACTCCCGACAGTTCGGAACCAGCCCGATCCAACAAGCACCGGGCGCACCGATCCAACTGACGCAAAGCCAAGCGGCTCCTGAGAAGCCATTGCCACCAGAGATTGCGGCAATGCCGAAGCCGCAGGAAGAACTGGAAATCATCAACCACCGCAGTCAATTGATTGTGACTCGCAAACGTGTCAGCAAAATCGCGGTGGCTGATCCCAGCGTAATCGATGTCGTGCAGTACAGCCCGACGGAACTTTCGGTCATCGGAACCGAACGCGGTAAAACCAACCTGATGTTCTGGTTCGAAGGCGAACAGAACCCGTTGATCTACGAAGTCACGGTGATTCGTGACCCCGACATCGAAGATCAAAAACGAATCGATTACGGTCGACTCGAACGAAAACTTCAGATTCTGTTCCCCGACAGCAAAGTCTACCTGATCCCGCTGTCCTACAAGATTCTGGTCAAAGGTCAGGCTCGGAACGCCGAGGAAGCGGCGCGAATCCTGCAAATCATTCGCGGCGAAGTCATCAACCAGGAAGGTTTCCTCAACGGACCTCAACCGGTGGGTGCTCTCGGCGGCGGTGTGGGTGCCGGATTCGGGAACGACAACTACCTAGGATTGAACGGCAACTTTGGGACCGACCGGCTGTCCTCGTTGATCGTTAACATGCTCGAAGTCCCCGGCGAACAGCAGGTGATGCTGCGAGTGCGGATCGCCGAATTGTCGCGATCGCAGTTGCGACGTATGGGGATCGATCTGAACTACATCTTCAACAACGCCGCTCATGCTGTGACCAGCACGGTGGCCGGAACACCTGCGAACCTTTCGGGGATTTTCTCGAACGGGGAAGTCTCGGTGCTGTTGAACTGGCTGGAATCCAACGGGACCGCCAAGGTTCTCTCCGAGCCAGTGCTGACCGTGCTCAGCGGACACTCGGCGAGCTTCCTCTCGGGTGCGGAATTTGCGGTTCCCACGATTGTGGGCATCGGCGGAGCTGCCGGTCAAACGACGAGTTTTCGTGGATTCGGAACTTCCGTGATCGTCACGCCAACCGTGGTTGATCGCGACCTGATCCGCATGCGAATCGTGCCGGAGTTCAGTCAGGCGAACCAAGGTTTGGCCGTCGGTGGAATTCCGGGATTGAACTCTCGACGGGTGCAAACGACGGTGGAACTTCGAGAAGGTCAAACGATCGCGTTGGCGGGTTTGATTCTGAACGAGACCAACACCGAAGTGAGCCGCATCCCGTTCCTTGGGGAAATCCCATATATCGGTGCGAAACTGTTTGCAGCTAAGCAAGCCTCGCAGGACGAGACGGAATTGTTGGTCCTCGTGACACCGGAAATCGTGCGACCAATGGACGCTGACGAGGTGCCACCGGTTCCCGGATACGATGTCACTTGGCCAAGTCGCTGGGAACTGTGCGAACTCGGCATGACCGAAGGTGTGCCCGATACCGGGGTCTACCAAGTCCCGCCGTTGGGAACGGACAGCAATCACGGCATCAACGTGCCTTATCGGTTGTACAACCCAACTCCGGCGGCGGCTCAGTACTCACCGGTTCCGACAAACAGCTACGGTGCCCAACCGCAAGGGGCTCCGAGTATGAACAACGGCCCGGCATATCCGACACAACCGACATATCCGAGCCAACCGGGTTATCCGTCGAACCCGAACGCCCCTATGGGTCTATCGCCGAACATGCCTCCCGCACCGGGAGCAGCGGCGAACAATCATCCCGGCGGAAACATCGTGCCGACCGGCTACGAAACGGAAGCCAAGAAGACCGGCGGACTTTGGGGCCGGTTGCGAGGTCGCTAG
- the metK gene encoding methionine adenosyltransferase codes for MSQYAFTSESVSMGHPDKVSDQISDGILDALLTGDPQSRVACETLCTTDLVVLAGEIRSNANVDYEKIAREVIRDIGYVKQDENDDDIGFDAETCKVQVALHSQSADIAQGVDADGAGDQGLMFGYACTQTEELMPLPIALSHRIINRITQLRKDKKVDWLRPDSKSQVTVNYEGTKPVEVSAVVVSTQHRDTVSQEEIHEFVIEEVVKPSIPTNMLSENVKYHINPTGNFVVGGPHGDCGLTGRKIIVDTYGGWGRHGGGAFSGKDSTKVDRSAAYMARYVAKNVVAAGLATECEVQLAYAIGVAEPVSIHVETNGTGVVNDDQIAKIIRELFPLTPQGIISHLQLRRPIFRKTAAGGHFGRSDSDFSWEHTDKASEIRSAAGLGSDVPKVQPATV; via the coding sequence ATGTCGCAGTATGCGTTCACCAGTGAATCGGTCAGCATGGGCCACCCCGACAAAGTGTCGGATCAAATTTCAGATGGGATTCTCGATGCCCTATTGACTGGCGATCCGCAATCGCGTGTTGCATGCGAAACTCTCTGCACGACCGATTTGGTCGTTCTTGCCGGTGAGATCCGCTCAAACGCAAACGTGGACTATGAAAAGATTGCTCGCGAAGTTATTCGTGACATCGGCTACGTCAAACAAGACGAAAACGACGACGACATCGGCTTCGATGCCGAAACCTGCAAAGTGCAAGTTGCGTTGCACAGCCAAAGTGCCGACATCGCTCAAGGTGTCGATGCGGACGGTGCTGGCGACCAAGGTCTGATGTTCGGCTACGCCTGCACGCAAACCGAAGAACTCATGCCATTGCCGATCGCGTTGTCACATCGCATCATCAATCGCATCACCCAACTCCGAAAAGACAAGAAAGTCGACTGGCTACGTCCGGACAGCAAAAGCCAAGTCACTGTCAACTACGAAGGCACGAAACCCGTCGAAGTCTCCGCCGTTGTGGTATCCACCCAACACCGGGATACCGTCTCTCAAGAAGAGATTCACGAATTCGTGATCGAAGAAGTCGTCAAGCCGTCGATCCCGACGAACATGCTTTCCGAAAACGTCAAGTACCACATCAACCCAACCGGAAATTTCGTGGTTGGCGGTCCGCACGGGGACTGTGGATTGACCGGCCGAAAGATTATCGTCGACACTTACGGTGGTTGGGGACGTCACGGGGGTGGAGCTTTCAGTGGGAAAGACTCGACCAAAGTCGACCGGTCCGCAGCTTACATGGCTCGTTACGTCGCCAAGAATGTGGTCGCCGCCGGATTGGCCACCGAATGTGAAGTTCAACTCGCCTATGCCATCGGTGTGGCGGAACCAGTCAGCATTCACGTTGAAACCAACGGAACCGGCGTTGTGAATGATGACCAGATCGCAAAAATCATTCGCGAATTGTTCCCGCTGACACCGCAAGGAATTATCAGCCACTTGCAATTGCGTCGGCCGATTTTCCGTAAAACCGCTGCTGGTGGTCACTTCGGTCGCAGCGACAGCGACTTCAGCTGGGAACACACCGACAAAGCCTCCGAAATTCGCTCGGCGGCCGGTTTGGGGTCTGATGTGCCGAAAGTGCAGCCCGCGACCGTCTAA
- a CDS encoding 3-oxoacyl-ACP synthase III family protein translates to MPHSSPHFPPNRLDDQSESVNHSTTTKVAVAPESAVNLHKNRSGGPHIRPNVPVEQPKKDKRKLFRTSPRTQSLTGIQIVGTGSYVPEKVVTNAELEEQYGFEKGWIEQRSGIQTRRYAGPHQATSHLCVEAAQNAIRAAGVTAKDIDLCVVGTFTPDYPCPSTACLVQNALGLDAPAFDVQAACSGFVYALVTAAQYVASGNSKLALVLGGDVNSRIVQPDDQRTAPLFGDAAGAVLLAKGDDEQGLTCYQLGSDGSGGPLLTVPAGGTARPLTVSDLNVGEQYLQMDGRNVFKWAIQALTETIRLILDRCQMEANDVDYYLLHQANVRILNHATDTLGIAPEKVFNNLTNYGNTSAASIPLALDEVFRQGRVSQGDSLLVSGFGAGLTWGTAMFRW, encoded by the coding sequence ATGCCGCATTCGAGTCCGCATTTTCCACCGAATCGACTGGACGACCAGTCTGAATCGGTTAATCATTCGACGACCACTAAAGTCGCAGTTGCTCCCGAGTCGGCCGTCAACCTGCATAAAAACCGATCCGGTGGCCCCCATATTCGTCCGAACGTCCCGGTCGAACAGCCGAAAAAAGACAAGCGAAAACTGTTTCGCACCAGCCCGCGAACACAGTCATTGACCGGCATTCAGATTGTCGGCACTGGAAGTTATGTTCCTGAGAAAGTTGTCACGAACGCCGAACTCGAAGAACAATACGGGTTCGAAAAAGGTTGGATCGAACAACGCAGCGGCATCCAAACGCGACGCTACGCCGGTCCTCATCAAGCGACCAGCCACTTGTGTGTCGAAGCGGCCCAGAATGCCATTCGAGCCGCTGGTGTTACCGCGAAAGACATTGATCTCTGCGTGGTCGGCACATTTACGCCCGACTATCCCTGTCCGTCGACCGCATGTTTGGTGCAAAATGCACTGGGCCTAGACGCCCCCGCATTCGATGTGCAGGCGGCGTGCTCGGGGTTTGTGTATGCATTGGTGACGGCGGCTCAGTATGTGGCGTCGGGCAACAGTAAGTTGGCGTTGGTTCTGGGTGGTGATGTCAACAGCCGAATCGTGCAACCAGACGATCAGCGAACCGCGCCGCTGTTCGGAGACGCCGCAGGAGCCGTCTTGCTTGCCAAGGGTGACGATGAGCAAGGGCTGACTTGCTACCAACTTGGTTCCGACGGAAGCGGTGGACCGCTCTTGACGGTGCCCGCCGGTGGCACAGCACGTCCGCTGACAGTCTCCGACTTGAACGTGGGTGAACAATATCTGCAAATGGATGGACGAAACGTCTTCAAGTGGGCCATTCAAGCACTCACCGAAACCATTCGGTTGATTCTCGATCGCTGCCAAATGGAAGCCAACGACGTCGACTATTACCTCCTCCATCAAGCGAATGTGCGAATCCTCAATCATGCGACCGACACATTGGGCATCGCGCCGGAGAAGGTTTTCAACAATCTGACCAACTACGGCAACACTTCGGCGGCTTCGATCCCGCTGGCACTGGATGAGGTGTTTCGACAAGGCCGTGTGAGTCAAGGAGATTCGCTGCTCGTCAGCGGTTTCGGTGCCGGATTAACTTGGGGTACCGCCATGTTCCGATGGTAG
- a CDS encoding zinc ribbon domain-containing protein, whose amino-acid sequence MSRTVCPHCLARVVVRRDGKCPSCQQAIETETDFEDYEAEDYEVEDYEATDDELEDYEAEPATPSRRGQRSRRSRGRSGKSIECPACAELISSTHEFCPYCGENLDEGDSAGVWRDGNVLVFEKGARLPNRCIKSNEPAERFLSRDLVWAPPWVYLGLLGGAILVIVFYLIAKKTAHADFGITKEWVKRRRLRIATVWLLSFFGLFLIVAGAATEFWAILAAGVLTWIGALFYAAIAVPLYSVQRIDERYVWLKGINPEYLAELPSFHRR is encoded by the coding sequence ATGTCGAGAACCGTTTGCCCTCATTGTTTGGCACGTGTCGTCGTCCGTCGCGATGGGAAATGCCCGTCCTGTCAGCAAGCGATCGAAACCGAAACCGACTTCGAAGACTACGAAGCCGAAGACTATGAGGTTGAAGATTACGAAGCGACCGACGACGAGTTAGAAGACTACGAAGCGGAACCGGCGACGCCATCCCGAAGAGGGCAACGCTCCCGACGTTCACGGGGCCGCTCTGGCAAATCGATCGAGTGCCCCGCTTGTGCCGAGTTGATCTCGTCGACACACGAATTCTGCCCGTATTGCGGCGAGAACCTCGACGAAGGTGATTCCGCTGGTGTCTGGAGAGATGGCAATGTCCTGGTCTTCGAAAAGGGGGCTCGCTTGCCCAATCGTTGCATCAAGAGCAACGAACCGGCCGAACGGTTTCTGAGCCGCGATCTCGTTTGGGCCCCGCCTTGGGTTTACCTCGGACTATTGGGCGGGGCGATTTTGGTGATCGTGTTTTACCTGATCGCCAAGAAGACGGCTCACGCGGACTTTGGCATCACGAAGGAATGGGTCAAACGTCGTCGTCTTCGCATCGCCACGGTTTGGTTGCTGTCGTTCTTCGGATTGTTCCTGATCGTCGCGGGAGCGGCCACCGAATTCTGGGCGATACTCGCGGCTGGCGTTCTCACCTGGATCGGTGCATTGTTCTACGCAGCTATCGCCGTGCCACTCTATTCGGTCCAGCGGATCGACGAGCGTTACGTCTGGCTCAAAGGAATCAATCCGGAATACCTGGCCGAACTACCGTCGTTTCACCGCCGTTGA
- a CDS encoding phosphonate degradation HD-domain oxygenase: protein MVVEQILELWETRGDSQYGQEAVTQREHALQTAMLARQADASAELVTAALLHDVGHLLHKLPEDAPDQGIDDRHETIGARWLQQHFPPEVWQPVVLHVPAKRYLCAVDQSYLHHLSQPSVQSLQLQGGPMSPEEIAAFQKNPYAEAAVQLRRWDDDAKIVGLETPRIEDFRPELEASRMDLRQDDSV, encoded by the coding sequence ATGGTTGTTGAGCAGATTCTGGAACTTTGGGAAACCCGGGGAGATTCGCAGTACGGGCAAGAGGCCGTCACGCAGCGGGAACACGCATTACAAACCGCGATGTTGGCACGGCAGGCGGATGCCTCTGCGGAGTTGGTCACCGCGGCGTTGCTCCATGACGTGGGGCATCTGTTACACAAACTTCCCGAGGACGCACCGGACCAAGGCATTGACGATCGGCACGAGACAATCGGTGCACGCTGGCTGCAACAGCACTTCCCGCCGGAAGTTTGGCAACCGGTTGTGCTCCATGTGCCCGCGAAACGCTACCTGTGCGCGGTGGATCAAAGTTACCTGCACCATCTCAGCCAACCATCGGTGCAAAGTTTACAACTGCAGGGCGGTCCGATGAGTCCCGAGGAAATCGCTGCGTTTCAAAAGAATCCATACGCGGAAGCCGCTGTTCAACTGCGACGCTGGGACGACGATGCCAAAATTGTCGGCCTGGAAACACCACGAATCGAGGACTTCCGGCCCGAGTTGGAAGCCTCACGGATGGACTTGCGTCAAGACGACTCTGTCTAG